From Streptomyces qinzhouensis, one genomic window encodes:
- a CDS encoding bifunctional DNA primase/polymerase, translated as MREILGRRRRLRLWRKRGPVQPAQLEAVLTCAAWQWPVIPGVGPAAAGGGRDRRCACPDPECAVPGAHPFDPGILAATTDARMLRWWWTNRPTAPVVLATGGKAPCAISLPALAGAVALTELDRMGVRLGPVVATSTRWSLLVAPYSLERLGELLYVKDRVPGSLRFHGEGGYLILPPSETGTGQVRWERAPGAGAVAPWLPDVETVIDALVEASTSAPDGGSRLAY; from the coding sequence ATGCGCGAGATCCTCGGAAGGCGACGCAGGCTTCGGTTGTGGCGCAAGAGGGGCCCGGTACAGCCTGCACAGCTCGAAGCGGTGCTCACCTGCGCCGCATGGCAGTGGCCTGTCATCCCCGGAGTGGGGCCGGCTGCCGCCGGCGGCGGTCGTGACCGGCGCTGCGCCTGCCCCGACCCGGAGTGCGCCGTTCCCGGTGCACATCCCTTCGACCCCGGAATCCTGGCGGCGACCACCGATGCGCGCATGCTGCGCTGGTGGTGGACGAACCGCCCGACCGCACCGGTGGTCCTGGCCACCGGCGGGAAGGCGCCCTGCGCGATCAGCCTGCCGGCCCTCGCGGGAGCGGTCGCGCTGACCGAGCTGGACCGGATGGGGGTGCGGCTGGGGCCCGTGGTGGCGACGTCGACACGGTGGTCGCTGCTGGTCGCGCCGTACAGCCTGGAGCGGCTCGGTGAGCTGCTGTATGTGAAGGACCGGGTGCCCGGCTCGCTGCGGTTCCACGGTGAGGGCGGCTATCTGATCCTGCCGCCTTCGGAGACCGGGACGGGGCAGGTCCGCTGGGAGCGGGCGCCCGGGGCGGGGGCGGTCGCGCCCTGGCTCCCGGATGTGGAGACGGTGATCGACGCCCTTGTGGAAGCGAGTACGAGCGCGCCGGACGGCGGCAGTCGGCTGGCGTACTGA